CTGATTAAACAACTCAATCAGCGAGGTGGTAATACCCAAGTCAGGCTTTGATTGTGACTCACGTTTATTAATCACTTGGGTGGTACAGCTGACGGTATCGCCAGGCTTTACCGGCACCGGAAAACGTATATTGTCCCAACCGAGACCAGCCACTACCGCTGAAGGCTCATGGGCTTTCGAGATTTCATTAGCCAGCTTAATCGCAATCGCCACGGTATGTAAGCCCGATGCCGTTAAACCTAAGGGCCAATCCTCAGCTGCTTGTTCGTCAATATGGAACGGTTGTGGGTCCCATGCTTTAGCAAAGCTTATAGTGTCGGCTTTGTCGAGCACAACTTGTCGTGACTGTTTCGGCTGGTTCAGCACAATATCTTCGAAGTAACGCA
This Pseudomonadales bacterium DNA region includes the following protein-coding sequences:
- a CDS encoding acyl dehydratase, giving the protein MRYFEDIVLNQPKQSRQVVLDKADTISFAKAWDPQPFHIDEQAAEDWPLGLTASGLHTVAIAIKLANEISKAHEPSAVVAGLGWDNIRFPVPVKPGDTVSCTTQVINKRESQSKPDLGITTSLIELFNQRDEKVLSLTTSTMLMKKTALPT